The Deltaproteobacteria bacterium genome contains the following window.
CAGAAACAGGCCGTCGCAGCGGAGGTAATCGTAATCCCCCGTTCCTGCTCCTGGATCATCCAGTCCATAACGGCGGCGCCGTCATGAACCTCTCCCATTTTGTGAGAAATGCCGGTATAGAAAAGAACCCGCTCCGTCGTCGTGGTCTTTCCCGCATCGATATGGGCCATAATCCCGATATTGCGATATTTCGATAAAGGATATTCTCTGCCCAACCCTTGTTTCCTCCGATGCTGCTCCTGACTGTTTTGCACTGCAATTGCGGGCATCATTACCACCTGTAATGGGCAAAGGCCTTGTTCGCTTCCGCCATCCTGTGGGTATCCTCACGTTTCTTTACGGAAGCCCCGGTATTCTTCGCCGCGTCCATCAATTCGCCGGCAAGACGCTCCTTCATGGTTTTCTCTCCCCTTGAACGGGCAAAACTGATGAGCCATCTCTGACTCAGGGCAAGACGCCTTGCCCCACGGACTTCGACCGGCACCTGATAAGTAGAACCGCCGACCCGGCGGGAACGAACCTCAACCATCGGCTTAACATTGTCGATGGCCTTGTTGAAAATCTGCAACGGATCTTCTCCGGTCTTCGTCTCAATAATTTCCATCGCATCATAGAAGATCTTTTCCGACAGGCTTTTCTTTCC
Protein-coding sequences here:
- the rpsG gene encoding 30S ribosomal protein S7, yielding MARRRVATKREILPDPKFHNKQVTRFINGFMRQGKKSLSEKIFYDAMEIIETKTGEDPLQIFNKAIDNVKPMVEVRSRRVGGSTYQVPVEVRGARRLALSQRWLISFARSRGEKTMKERLAGELMDAAKNTGASVKKREDTHRMAEANKAFAHYRW